A stretch of DNA from Micromonospora sp. WMMD1155:
CTCCTCCGCGTTGGCCCACGACGAGCTGGGCTGGACGCCCCAGAAGCCGACCCTGCACGACATGGTGGGCGACGCCTGGGCCTTCTACCGCGAGCACATCCTGGGGCAGTCGTGACCGGCCCGAACGGCGAGGTCGCCGCACGGGCCGCCGAGGGCTTCACCATCCGGTACGGCGGCCAGGCCGCCGGGCGCTGGGCAGCTCCCGGCCGGGTCAACCTGATCGGCGAGCACACCGACTACAACGAGGGGTTCGTGCTGCCCTTCGCGCTGCCGTTGCGCACCGTCGTCGCCGCCGACCGGCAGGACGGAGAGCAGTGGACGGTGTGGTCCGAGCTCTCCGACGAGACGATCACCTTCGGCGCGGACGAGGTCGCCGAGCCGGGTCGGGTGACCGGCTGGGGCGCGTACGTCGCCGGAGTGGTCTGGGCGCTCCGCGAGGCGGGTCACCCGGTGCCGGGCGCCCGGCTGGCGATCACCTCCGACGTTCCGCTGGGCTCCGGGCTGTCCTCGTCGGCCGCGCTGGAGTCGGCGGTGCTCGCCGCCCTGCTCGACCTCGGTGGGCTGGAGCTGCCGCCGGAGCGGCAACCCCGGCTGGCGCAGCGAGCGGAGAACGTCTACGTCGGTGCGCCGACCGGAATCATGGACCAGTCCGCGGCGATCCGCTGCCGCGCCGGGCACGCCCTCTTCCTGGACTGCCGGGACGAGTCGGTCGAGCACATCCCGTTCGACCTGGACGCCGCCGGGCTCGCGGTGCTGGTCGTCGACAGCCGGGCGCCGCACCGGCACGCCGACGGTGAGTACGCTGCCCGCCGCCGTTCCTGCGAGGCCGGGGCGAGTGCGCTCGGCGTCGCCGCGCTACGGGACGTCGGCGTCGACCAGCTCGACGCGGCGCTGACCCGGCTCGACGACGAGGAGACCCGGCGACGGGTCCGGCACGTGGTCACCGAGGACCAGCGCGTACTGGACACCGTGGCGCTGCTCCGCGCCGCCCGGGTCCGTGACATCGGCCCGCTGCTCACGGCCTCACACGTCTCGATGCGCGACGACTTCGAGATCACCGTGCCGGAGATCGACACCGCGGTCGAGGCGGCGTTGGCGGCCGGCGCGTTGGGGGCCCGGATGACCGGCGGCGGCTTCGGCGGCTGCGTCCTCGCCCTGGTCGAGGCCGACCGCGCCGACGAGGTGGCCGCCGCCGTCACGGCCGCGTACGCCGAACGAGGCTTCACCGCCCCCACCACCGTGACGGTCCTACCCTCCCCCGGCGCCACCCGCCTCCCCTGAGCCTGACCCTGACCGCCGCGGTTGATCAAGAGGTTTGCGTCAGAATCCGGGCCCGGACTGACGCAAACCTCTTGATCACCGGGGGCGGAACGGGGGCCGGGGGACGCAGGGTGGGGTCGGTTAGGCGGCTTCGACGATCATGGCGGCGCCTACCGTGCGGTTGGTGGTCTCGTCGATGATGACGAAGCCACCGGTGGTGCGGTTGCGCCGGTACTCGTCGGCCAGCAACGGCACCGTCGTCCGCAGCCGCACCCGACCGATCTCGTTGAGCCGCAGCTCGTCGGCCGACTCGTCGCGGTGCAGCGAGTTGATGTCCAACCGGTAGTGCAACCCGCGCACGATCGCCCGCGCCGACCGGGTGGTGTGCTTGATCGCGTACCGGCCGCCGACCCGCAGCGGGGCCGTCTCGTCCATCCAGCAGACCATCGCCTCGATGTCCTGGGCGACCGCCGGTGCGTTGTTCGGCCGGCAGATCAGGTCACCGCGGGAGATGTCGATCTCGTCGTCCAGTCGTACCGTCACCGACATCGGTGGGAACGCCTCCGCGACCGGACCGTCGGCGGTCTCCACGGCGGCGATCCGGCTGGTGAAGCCGGACGGCAGCACCATCACCTCGTCACCCGGCTTGAGCACCCCGGAGGCCACCTGGCCCGCGTACCCACGGTAGTCGGTGACGGTCTTGGACTGCGGGCGGATCACGTACTGCACCGGGAACCGGACGTCGACCAGGTTGCGGTCACTCGCGATGTGCACCCGCTCCAGGTGGTGCAGCAGCGACGGACCCTCGTACCACGGCATGTTCTCCGACCGGGCGACGATGTTGTCACCGCGCAGCGCGGAGATCGGCACCACGGTCAGGTCGGGCACGTCGAGCTTCGCCGCGAACGCGGTGAACTCGTCGGCGATCCGCTCGTAGACCTCCTGCGACCAGTCCACCAGGTCCATCTTGTTGACGCAGAGGACCAGGTGCGGCACCCGCAGCAGTGAGCACAGGAACGCGTGCCGACGGGACTGCTCGACCAGGCCCTTGCGCGCGTCCACCAGGATCAGCGCCAGGTCGGCGGTGGACGCCCCGGTGACCATGTTGCGGGTGTACTGGATGTGCCCGGGGGTGTCGGCGATGATGAATTTGCGCCGTGGGGTGGCGAAGTACCGGTACGCCACGTCGATGGTGATGCCCTGCTCCCGCTCGGCGCGCAGGCCGTCGGTGAGCAGCGCCAGGTTGGTGTATTCGTCGCCGCGGGCCGCGCTGACCGCCTCCACGGCGGCCAACTGGTCGGTGAAGAGCGACTTGGTGTCGTAGAGCAGGCGACCGATCAGGGTCGACTTGCCGTCGTCCACGCTGCCGGCGGTGGCGAACCGCAGCAGGTCCATCGCCCGGGCCTCCGGCCCGGCCCCGGTGACAGCCCGGTCCTCCGCATTCGCCATGGTCTCGGTGGTCATCAGAAGTAGCCCTCCCGCTTGCGGTCCTCCATGGCGGCCTCGCTGACCCGGTCGTCACCACGGGTCGCGCCGCGCTCGGTGATCCGGGTGGCCGCCACCTCCTCGATGACCTTCTCCACGGTGTCCGCGTCGGAACGGACCGCGGCGGTGCAGGAGGCGTCGCCGACGGTGCGGTAGCGCACCTGCTCCTTGAACCGCTCCTCGCCCGCCCGGGGGCGGAAGAACTCGTTGACCGCGTAGAGCATGCCGTCCCGCTCGATCACCTCACGCTCGTGCGCGTAGTAGATCGAGGGCAGCGGGATGCGTTCCCGGGCGATGTAGTGCCAGACGTCCAGCTCGGTCCAGTTGGACAGCGGGAAGACCCGGATCGACTCGCCGGGGTGGTGGCGGCCGTTGTACAGCGACCACAGCTCCGGCCGCTGGTTCTTCGGATCCCACTGGCCGAACTCGTCACGGAAGCTGAAGACCCGCTCCTTCGCCCGGGCCTTCTCCTCGTCCCGACGCGCCCCACCGAAGAGCGCGTCGAAGCGGTGCTTCTCCACCGCGTCCAGCAGCACCGGCGTCTGGATCCGGTTGCGCATGCCGTCGCCGGACTCCCGGACCATGCCGCTCGCCAGGGCGTCCGGCACGCTCGCGATGACGAGCTGCAACCCCAGCTCGGCGACTCGCTGGTCGCGGTATTCCAGGACCTCCGGGAAGTTGTGGCCGGTGTCGACGTGCATGACGGGGAAGGGGATGTTGGCCGGGGCGAACGCCTTCTGCGCCAACCGCAGCATGACGATCGAGTCCTTGCCGCCGGAGAAGAGCAGCACCGGGCGTTCCATCTCGGCGACCACCTCGCGCATCACGAAGATGCTCTCCGCCTCCAGGGCGTCCAGGTGGGAGACCCGGTACGCCGCCGGGGTGGTCATGACGCCGGCTCGATTCGCTCGCTCATCCGATTTCCAGACCTTTCCGGTCGGGCATGTCAAGAAAGTCCGCTCAGGCTACCCGGAATGTCTCTGCAGCGCTGCAAGCAACCGGGTGGCGAGATCCTTGCGGCAGACCAGGAGGTCCGGCAGGCGCGGATCCGCCTCGTTGTATCTCAGCGCAGATCCGTCGATCCGGGAAGCGTGTAGTCCGGTGGCCGTCGCCACAGCGACCGGGGCCGCCGAGTCCCACTCGTACTGCCCACCGGCGTGGATGTACGCGTCGACCTCGCCGGTGACCACGGCGGCGATCTTCGCTCCCGCCGAGCCCATCGGCACCAGGTGCGCCCCGACGTCCTCGGCCAGGTCGGTGAGGAAGACCGGCGGCCGGCTCCGGCTCGCCGCCAGGCGGATCTTCCGCTCGCCGGCCGTCGCCGCCTCCACGGTCATCGGCGGGTACGCCGGCGGGTAGTCAGTGCCCAGCACCCGGTGCTGGGCCGGCAGCCCCACCGCCCCGGCGACCAGCCCGTGCGGGGTCGGCGCGCTACGCGCCCAGAGCGCCACGTGCACCGCCCAGTCCGAACGACCCTCCTCGGAGAACTCCCGGGTGCCGTCCAACGGATCGATGATCCACACCCGGTCGGCGGTCAACCGCGACACCGCCCCGGTGTTCACCTCCGCCGCCCAGGCCAGCCGCGACCCCTCGTCCTCCTCGGAGAGCACCGCGTCGCCCGGTCGCCACTTCGCCAACTCCGTGCGGATCAGGTCGTGCGACACCTTGTCCCCGGCCGACTTCAGCGCACCGGTGTCCGCGAAGCCCATCTCCGTACGCAGGTCGAGCAACGCCTGCCCGGCGCGGGACGCCAACCACCGGGCGAACGCGCCGTCGATCATCGGAGGACTGCCCATCTGCCTGCTCCCGTCGCCTCGCC
This window harbors:
- a CDS encoding GTP-binding protein, coding for MANAEDRAVTGAGPEARAMDLLRFATAGSVDDGKSTLIGRLLYDTKSLFTDQLAAVEAVSAARGDEYTNLALLTDGLRAEREQGITIDVAYRYFATPRRKFIIADTPGHIQYTRNMVTGASTADLALILVDARKGLVEQSRRHAFLCSLLRVPHLVLCVNKMDLVDWSQEVYERIADEFTAFAAKLDVPDLTVVPISALRGDNIVARSENMPWYEGPSLLHHLERVHIASDRNLVDVRFPVQYVIRPQSKTVTDYRGYAGQVASGVLKPGDEVMVLPSGFTSRIAAVETADGPVAEAFPPMSVTVRLDDEIDISRGDLICRPNNAPAVAQDIEAMVCWMDETAPLRVGGRYAIKHTTRSARAIVRGLHYRLDINSLHRDESADELRLNEIGRVRLRTTVPLLADEYRRNRTTGGFVIIDETTNRTVGAAMIVEAA
- the cysD gene encoding sulfate adenylyltransferase subunit CysD, with amino-acid sequence MTTPAAYRVSHLDALEAESIFVMREVVAEMERPVLLFSGGKDSIVMLRLAQKAFAPANIPFPVMHVDTGHNFPEVLEYRDQRVAELGLQLVIASVPDALASGMVRESGDGMRNRIQTPVLLDAVEKHRFDALFGGARRDEEKARAKERVFSFRDEFGQWDPKNQRPELWSLYNGRHHPGESIRVFPLSNWTELDVWHYIARERIPLPSIYYAHEREVIERDGMLYAVNEFFRPRAGEERFKEQVRYRTVGDASCTAAVRSDADTVEKVIEEVAATRITERGATRGDDRVSEAAMEDRKREGYF
- the galK gene encoding galactokinase produces the protein MTGPNGEVAARAAEGFTIRYGGQAAGRWAAPGRVNLIGEHTDYNEGFVLPFALPLRTVVAADRQDGEQWTVWSELSDETITFGADEVAEPGRVTGWGAYVAGVVWALREAGHPVPGARLAITSDVPLGSGLSSSAALESAVLAALLDLGGLELPPERQPRLAQRAENVYVGAPTGIMDQSAAIRCRAGHALFLDCRDESVEHIPFDLDAAGLAVLVVDSRAPHRHADGEYAARRRSCEAGASALGVAALRDVGVDQLDAALTRLDDEETRRRVRHVVTEDQRVLDTVALLRAARVRDIGPLLTASHVSMRDDFEITVPEIDTAVEAALAAGALGARMTGGGFGGCVLALVEADRADEVAAAVTAAYAERGFTAPTTVTVLPSPGATRLP
- a CDS encoding inositol monophosphatase family protein translates to MGSPPMIDGAFARWLASRAGQALLDLRTEMGFADTGALKSAGDKVSHDLIRTELAKWRPGDAVLSEEDEGSRLAWAAEVNTGAVSRLTADRVWIIDPLDGTREFSEEGRSDWAVHVALWARSAPTPHGLVAGAVGLPAQHRVLGTDYPPAYPPMTVEAATAGERKIRLAASRSRPPVFLTDLAEDVGAHLVPMGSAGAKIAAVVTGEVDAYIHAGGQYEWDSAAPVAVATATGLHASRIDGSALRYNEADPRLPDLLVCRKDLATRLLAALQRHSG